AAACACTTCAATACATTTGCCCCGGAGCAAACACGGGTTTTCTTAGAGGCAAACGTGTAATAAGTAATGCATATGAATGCTTAGCCAGTCTAGATTTAGCAGCACTATTGCAGACGCAAGCGATTATATGAAGGCAGAAGGCAGAAGGCAGAAGGATAAATACCAATACTTCACCCTTCATCCTTCATCCTTCATTAACCTGCCCCACCTGCCAGCACAGAGTGTTGTGTCAGCACTTCCATTGCTGCTTGATATTGCAAGTCAGCTTCTGTACCAATCTGTTCGCGAGTAATTGGCACAGAGGCAATTATTTTGTCTGGTTTTATACCTAATTTATTAATGTCTCTATGTTTTGGGGTTTCGTACTTGGCAATGGTGACTGCTAAACCAGAACCATCCGACAATTCAAACAAGGATTGGATTAAGCCTTTACCAAAGGTGGTTTCCCCTACGAGTATGGCACGACCGTTATCTTGCAATGCACCAGCGAGAATCTCACTAGCACTAGCTGTGCCTTCATTGACCAGAACAACTAGCGGATCATTCGTGAGTGCTGGGCCAAATGATTCAAAGCTGCCTTGAATTCCTTGGCGATTGGCTGTGTAGACGATCGTACCAGAATCTAACCACAAACGTGCTACTTCAATCCCTGCTTGTAGTAAGCCTCCAGGGTTATTTCGCAAATCCAGAATGTATGCAGATGCGCCTTTTTTCTCTAAACTATTAATGGCTTGTGCCAACTCTGTAGCAGCATTAGCATTAAATTGAGTGAGGCGAATATACCCAAATGGGAGTCCTCCTGGAGTATTTTGTAACTCTGCGACTACAGGGTTTAGAGAAATGCGATCGCGCATAACTCGAAACTCTTTTTGCCCTTCTCCGTCTCGTTCGATAACTAACGTGACTAAACTGCCAATTGGGCCACGCATTCTCGCAGCAGCTTCATCAAGCGTAAGGTTTTGTGTAGCAATACCCTCTATTTTGACAATGCGATCGCGCGACCTAATTCCTGCTTTTTCTGCTGGTGAGCCTGCAATCGGAGCCACTACTTCCAAACCGCCTGTCTGTTGATTCAAAGCAATTTGTAAGCCTACCCCAGTCAGTTCTCCAGAAGTATTTACCTGTAAACTCCGGTATTGCTCTGGATCTAAAAAACGGGTAAAGGGGTCATCAAGGCTTTTGAGCATTTCATGAATTGCTGTGTATGTTGATTTTTGGTCTGGTAGAGATGTGGAAAGAATTTTTTGCCTCACAGCCGCCCAATTTTGATGATTAAACGTGTCATCTAAATAAGTGCGGTTCACAATTCGCCATACTTCCGATACCAGCTTTTGTTCTTGTGTCAATGCCGTTGCTGGTTGACAAAAATTGCAAAATCCTAACCAAAACGCTACAAAAAGTGACAATCCAACCCGAAAAACCTGCTTATACATTAACCCCATTTTTTAATCCCACTTTTTACCCAAAATTGCTGAGTTTCGACGCAAGTACCTTAATTGAGACCTCTGACAAAAGTCAGGTAAGGAGAAAGGGGTAAAGGAAAAGAATCTTTACCCTCTAACCTTTACTCTCTTACTTTTGCAATCGGTTTATGAAATCTATCTGTCGACTATGTTACTTTTTTTATAGAAGTGGTGGATTGTGAAATCAAGAGGTTTAATCTTCTGATTCGGTGCAAATCCCCCTCTACAAACGATAAAATCTACTTTGTGTCCAGCATTTTTTGATTGGGTGCAAAGAGAACGCAATATATTCCATCTTTGCAGAGTGTTAAGTTTTTTTTAAATTATTAACACTCTTAAGGCTCATCAACAACCGAGCTTTTCTCCTCTTTGCAAAAAAGGACTGGGTACTCAGGATAGGAAATAGGGAATAGGGGACTGAGCCTTAGGAACTAAGCCAGATGATACCCGATACCCGATACCCGATACCTGCTCCCTACTCCCCAATCACCAATCCCCGGTAAGTTGGGAGATTTATTAACCGCGATCGATTTCTAGGAACTTGAGATTGTATGGCCAATGTTTATGACTGGTTCGAGGAGCGCTTGGAGATTCAAGCGATCGCTGATGACGTCACCAGCAAGTACGTCCCTCCCCATGTCAACATCTTCTACTGCCTGGGTGGAATTACCCTCACTTGCTTTTTAATCCAGTTTGCCACTGGATTTGCCATGACATTCTACTACAAGCCAACTGTAACGGAAGCTTATGCTTCTGTGCAGTACATCATGAATGAAGTGAGCTTTGGTTGGTTAATTCGCTCCATCCACAAATGGTCTGCCAGCATGATGGTGCTGATGATGATTCTGCACGTATTCCGGGTTTACCTCACTGGCGGTTTCAAAAAGCCCCGCGAGTTAACCTGGGTCAGTGGAGTCATCCTAGCGGTGATTACCGTTTCTTTTGGCGTCACTGGCTATTCTCTGCCTTGGGATCAAGTTGGCTATTGGGCGGTGAAAATCGTTAGCGGTGTACCAGAAGCAATTCCCGTAGTTGGCACTTTGATTTCTGAACTGCTGCGCGGCGGTTCTAGCGTCGGACAAGGAACACTAACTCGTTACTATAGTGCCCACACCTTTGTATTGCCTTGGCTAATTGCCGTCTTCATGTTGTTTCACTTCTTGATGATTCGCAAACAAGGGATTTCCGGCCCATTGTAATTTATGTGGGGATGAAGCATTCTTTGTGGCAGTTAGCCTACCAGCCACAGAGCTTGAAAGCATGAATGCTTCTTCCCTAAAGTTATCAGGTACTGACTTTCAGTTTTCAGATTCAGTTGTTTGTTTTAAACTGAAATAAAAAATAACAAACTTATTGACACATAGAAGACAAAAAAACAAACAGTTGCATCTTAAGCTGAAAGCTAGTGCCTGAAGCTCGAGGCTTAAACAAATGCTTTAACTCGATGTCAGCAGGAGAGCACATAAAAAAATGGCAACACTAAAGAAACCAGATCTGAGCGATCCTACCTTAAGAGCCAAACTAGCCAAAGGTATGGGTCATAACTACTATGGCGAACCCGCTTGGCCCAATGACCTACTCTACGTCTTTCCAGTTGTAATCATGGGAAGTTTCGCTTGCATTGTGGCCCTAGCTGTACTAGACCCAGCTTTGGTCGGAGAACCAGCAAATCCCTTTGCAACACCGCTAGAAATTTTGCCAGAGTGGTACTTGTACCCTGTATTCCAAATTTTGCGCTCAGTTCCCAACAAACTCTTAGGAGTATTGTTGATGGCATCTGTACCTCTGGGACTGATCCTTGTTCCCTTTATTGAGAATGTCAACAAGTTTCAAAATCCCTTCCGTCGTCCTGTAGCGACAGCAGTTTTTCTTTTCGGTACTTTAGTTACCCTCTACTTAGGTATTGGTGCTACTTTCCCATTGGATAAATCTTTGACTTTGGGATTATTCTAAACTTTAAGTCACCATAAACCTAATTTGACGCCTGTGGGTTTTCTCAGCAAGTGCAGATGTACTTTTATTGAGAAGTCTACAGGTGTTAATTTTGATAATCCAGTTTGTGTTTTAGATCTGTAAGTTTTTCTGATTATAAATTTTGGATTACAATACTATTCCAAAATCTATAACCTATAAAATGATAGTAGATATAAATAACTGGAATTTAGTCAAACATAAGAGCATGGTTAATGATAGCAGCCAGTTTCAAGTTATTTTACGTTATTGAGACTAAATAATATCATGGTTCAACTTGACCTTATAGTATTTAGTAATTGGTGAGTACTCTAAATCACATATGACAAGTAATAAAGGAAGTTGGTAGTTGAGGTGAGGCAGCACACAAAACAGGAGGTTTCCACGCTAGGTAACGCCAGTTGCCTTTGCCAGAAAACCTTACTTTTACAGAAGTTGCTGTAGATGCAAAGCAGCTTGCTACAAGGGCGTTTCGATAATGCCCATTTGACAAAGTTGCAAAAGGTGGGGTTATTTCCAAAAATAAACAACAAAACATATTTATGCTAATCTTCTTCCAAAATTTTTCACCTACATATATATGCCAAGGTCAATGCTTAGCATAGTGCAGCAAGACCATCTGACTGTGAAGAGCGAACTCAAGCTTCTAAACCGGGTGCAACAGTGGTTTGAACAATTCTGTTTGCAACATTTATCTAAACTTGATTGGTCAGAAGGTCAACTTCATCGCCTTAACCTAGCATTAGCAGAAGGTTTTACTAATGCCGTCCGCCATGCTCATCATACCCTCCCTCCAGAAACAACCATTGATATAGACGTTTCTCTATGGATGGATCGACTAGAGATTAGAATCTGGGATTATGGCAAACCTTTTAATCCTGATGCGATCACTGAACCAGAGCCAGGTACTCTGCAAGTCGGTGGGTATGGATGGTTCCTGTTGCGACGCTTGGTCGATCAAGTCGTCTATGAACGTGGTGCGGATGGCAGAAATTGCTTGCTGATCGTTAAGTATGGTCTACTAAAGCAGCAATAAGGTTTTTGTTTAAATTTAATATTCCAAATAGTTACTTGTAAATTATATATAAATCTAAAAACTTAGCGATCACTGCAAATAAAAATGTAGCAGAAGAGAGTTTTCTAATCTTCAACTACGAGCTTAATATAATATCTGATTTACAAGTTTATATTAACGTTATTTAATTTTTCTTGTATCAATTAAATATTGAAGCGATCGCTACTACTCGAATTTTTTGATAAAACAAAATCCACCTCATTAACTTAGGTGGACTGGCTTATTATTTAATGGATCCGAGCAGAGTCGAACTGCTGTCCAAACTGGGTATTGACCCCCCGCTCATTCACAGGTTTAGCCTTTCTAACCCTCAAGGCGGGGAACGTTCATTATCCCGAACGGTAGGATACTCTGGCAAAGTCTTTGCTAACAAGTTCACCAGAGAGAACTTATCAGCGCATCCGTTGGGGTTTGCCTCTAGCCCTTAACGGAGTCAGACTAGAAGCGCTCGAACCTATAAGAGGCTATTAGGCAGCTACAAGAGCTTCCTTACGAGCAAATTTTACGATGTTGTTCGCATTTACTTTTTTTTGAGCCTTGGATTTACGAGAGATGACTCACTCTCGACCTGAATCACAGAGTAGCTTTCGCCAGCCTGTCAAAACCGGTACGGACCCATGAAGATCGCATAGTCTTATTATAGTATGCCGTTTTTAAATGTGCCACTTTGCCACTTTATAGTTGGAAAAAGGTCAAAGGTTAAGGGGAAAAGGATAAAATCCTTTTCCCGTTCCCTTTTAACCTTTACCCAACAAAGTGCAAAAGTCATTTTTGCGAAAGATCAAATCTTAGGTAAGTGCTTCAGCACCGCCTACAACCTCAAGAATTTCCTGAGTAATTGCAGCTTGTCGTGCTTTGTTGTAAGACAGAGTAAGGTTATTGATCAATTCGCCAGCATTATCGCTGGCATTGCTCATAGCTGTCATGCGCGCAGCCAGTTCGCTAGCTGAAGATTCCTGTAATGCTCGTAATAGTTGGTTAGTCAGATACAAAGACAACAGAGAATCCAAAATTTGGGTTGGATCTTGCTCAAAGATCATGTCGCGGGGAAGGGGACGAGTCTGAGTGGTGACTTTCTGCCGTTCGACTTCAAACTGACC
Above is a genomic segment from Fischerella sp. JS2 containing:
- the ctpA gene encoding carboxyl-terminal processing protease CtpA, translated to MGLMYKQVFRVGLSLFVAFWLGFCNFCQPATALTQEQKLVSEVWRIVNRTYLDDTFNHQNWAAVRQKILSTSLPDQKSTYTAIHEMLKSLDDPFTRFLDPEQYRSLQVNTSGELTGVGLQIALNQQTGGLEVVAPIAGSPAEKAGIRSRDRIVKIEGIATQNLTLDEAAARMRGPIGSLVTLVIERDGEGQKEFRVMRDRISLNPVVAELQNTPGGLPFGYIRLTQFNANAATELAQAINSLEKKGASAYILDLRNNPGGLLQAGIEVARLWLDSGTIVYTANRQGIQGSFESFGPALTNDPLVVLVNEGTASASEILAGALQDNGRAILVGETTFGKGLIQSLFELSDGSGLAVTIAKYETPKHRDINKLGIKPDKIIASVPITREQIGTEADLQYQAAMEVLTQHSVLAGGAG
- a CDS encoding anti-sigma regulatory factor, with amino-acid sequence MLSIVQQDHLTVKSELKLLNRVQQWFEQFCLQHLSKLDWSEGQLHRLNLALAEGFTNAVRHAHHTLPPETTIDIDVSLWMDRLEIRIWDYGKPFNPDAITEPEPGTLQVGGYGWFLLRRLVDQVVYERGADGRNCLLIVKYGLLKQQ
- the petD gene encoding cytochrome b6-f complex subunit IV → MATLKKPDLSDPTLRAKLAKGMGHNYYGEPAWPNDLLYVFPVVIMGSFACIVALAVLDPALVGEPANPFATPLEILPEWYLYPVFQILRSVPNKLLGVLLMASVPLGLILVPFIENVNKFQNPFRRPVATAVFLFGTLVTLYLGIGATFPLDKSLTLGLF
- the petB gene encoding cytochrome b6, with the protein product MANVYDWFEERLEIQAIADDVTSKYVPPHVNIFYCLGGITLTCFLIQFATGFAMTFYYKPTVTEAYASVQYIMNEVSFGWLIRSIHKWSASMMVLMMILHVFRVYLTGGFKKPRELTWVSGVILAVITVSFGVTGYSLPWDQVGYWAVKIVSGVPEAIPVVGTLISELLRGGSSVGQGTLTRYYSAHTFVLPWLIAVFMLFHFLMIRKQGISGPL